A section of the Gemmatimonadaceae bacterium genome encodes:
- a CDS encoding methyltransferase domain-containing protein: MVDYDGTTIPEGYDRARDHGPEALALWMSTIESRVHGRPIRRILDLGCGTGRFSQALATRFDVEVVGVDPSQKMLSVARGKPHEPRVHYQEGRAEAIPLEAKSVDMVFTSMTFHHFSDRPLVARECRRVLSDGGVLVVRAGTREQIDSYAYIPFIPVTRALHEEVLPSVSEIRDTFEGAGFRLVSSELVTQTIAPTWAVYAEKLAAGGDSVLARVSAAELEAGLERVRRHAAAVDPQPVTEPIDLLVFEVAPTG, translated from the coding sequence GTGGTCGACTACGACGGAACTACCATCCCCGAAGGCTACGACCGCGCGCGCGACCACGGCCCCGAGGCGCTCGCGCTGTGGATGTCGACGATCGAATCGCGCGTTCACGGCCGGCCGATCCGCCGCATCCTCGATCTCGGCTGCGGCACCGGACGATTCTCGCAGGCGCTCGCGACTCGATTCGACGTCGAGGTCGTCGGAGTCGACCCGTCGCAGAAGATGCTGTCGGTCGCGCGCGGCAAACCGCACGAGCCGCGCGTGCACTATCAGGAGGGGCGCGCGGAAGCGATTCCGCTCGAGGCGAAGTCGGTGGACATGGTCTTCACGTCGATGACCTTCCACCACTTTTCCGACCGACCGCTCGTCGCGCGCGAATGTCGGCGCGTGTTGAGCGACGGCGGCGTATTGGTCGTAAGGGCGGGGACCCGGGAACAGATCGATTCCTACGCGTACATCCCGTTCATCCCGGTAACGCGCGCGTTGCACGAGGAGGTGCTGCCGAGTGTTTCCGAGATCCGTGACACGTTCGAGGGTGCCGGGTTCCGCCTCGTATCGTCAGAGCTCGTCACGCAAACCATTGCACCGACATGGGCCGTCTACGCGGAGAAGCTTGCGGCCGGCGGCGACTCCGTCCTCGCGCGCGTGAGCGCTGCCGAGCTCGAGGCGGGCTTGGAGCGAGTGAGAAGGCACGCGGCCGCGGTTGATCCGCAGCCCGTGACCGAGCCGATCGACCTGCTGGTGTTCGAGGTCGCGCCTACGGGGTGA
- a CDS encoding class I SAM-dependent methyltransferase has translation MSPLTGEVDQLQASLERRFRVMETRVEIGARSFVMRHPASAEELISDEDFERDERLPYWADIWPSARVLATRLLEEKGAGRSLVELGCGAGLASAAATVAGFDVTATDYYDDALRFARVNANRNAGRDITTRLFDWRDIPADIGRFDCVVASDVLYERAYGTLVAQTLATLLAPDGLALIADPGRIARDDFLRALGPLGLATARREDVGFEEGAIRQTITLFRIEPSTYAITP, from the coding sequence GTGTCGCCGCTGACAGGCGAGGTGGACCAGCTTCAGGCGTCGCTCGAGCGTCGCTTTCGCGTAATGGAAACTCGCGTCGAAATCGGTGCACGTTCGTTCGTGATGCGGCATCCCGCGAGCGCCGAGGAGCTGATCAGCGACGAGGATTTCGAGCGCGACGAGCGGCTGCCGTACTGGGCCGACATCTGGCCCTCGGCGCGCGTGCTCGCGACGCGGCTTCTCGAGGAGAAGGGCGCGGGGCGATCGCTCGTCGAACTGGGATGCGGCGCCGGGCTCGCGTCCGCGGCGGCGACGGTCGCCGGCTTCGACGTCACGGCGACGGACTATTACGACGATGCGCTGCGGTTCGCACGAGTGAATGCGAATCGAAACGCCGGACGGGACATCACGACGCGTCTTTTCGATTGGCGGGACATCCCGGCCGACATCGGTCGGTTCGACTGCGTCGTTGCGTCGGACGTGCTGTACGAGCGCGCGTACGGGACGCTCGTGGCGCAAACGCTCGCGACGCTCCTCGCGCCCGACGGGTTGGCGTTGATCGCTGATCCGGGCCGCATCGCGCGCGACGATTTTCTACGCGCGTTGGGGCCGCTCGGCCTCGCGACGGCGCGGCGCGAGGATGTGGGCTTTGAGGAGGGCGCGATTCGACAGACCATTACGCTGTTCCGCATCGAGCCTTCGACGTACGCGATCACCCCGTAG
- the glp gene encoding gephyrin-like molybdotransferase Glp has translation MAFSVQEASGRILAAIHPLGTETIRLRDALGRVLANDARSPIEHPPWDNSSMDGYAVHAADAANASKSSPVVLPVAETVRAGQRPSAPLRAGTAVRVMTGAPVPDGTDTVIRVEDTDGGETRVEIRDARDAGRNVRPRGEDLKVGDVAVAGGRVVGPAQLGVLASIGCAMVDVFRRPRVAVLTSGDELVDVDQFDLVRRGDRIVSSNGYTTTAAAMVVGAEVVDLGIVPDDPAVYAERLSRALESDLVITTGGVSVGAFDFTKDVVRSLGADLQLWRVLMRPGAPLGFGTLRGVPWLGLPGNPVSAMVTFEIFARPVIRRLHGEKDIFPHPIAVRVRDDVAIGAPLTHFMRVVVTWEDGVAWARLTGPQGSGLLTSMSRANALLVVPPDRPLVRAGETARAILLGDGALSSASFAL, from the coding sequence GTGGCGTTCAGCGTTCAGGAGGCGAGCGGGCGAATCCTCGCCGCGATCCACCCGCTCGGCACCGAGACCATTCGTCTGCGCGACGCGCTCGGCCGCGTCCTCGCGAACGACGCGCGCTCGCCGATCGAACATCCGCCGTGGGACAATTCGTCGATGGACGGCTACGCCGTTCACGCGGCGGATGCCGCGAACGCGAGCAAGTCATCGCCCGTCGTCCTGCCCGTCGCCGAAACGGTTCGCGCCGGCCAGCGCCCCTCCGCGCCGCTTCGAGCCGGGACCGCCGTGCGCGTGATGACCGGCGCACCCGTTCCCGACGGCACCGACACGGTGATTCGCGTCGAGGACACGGACGGCGGCGAGACGCGCGTCGAGATCCGCGACGCGCGCGACGCCGGCCGGAACGTGCGTCCGCGCGGCGAAGACTTGAAAGTGGGCGACGTCGCGGTGGCGGGGGGCCGCGTGGTTGGCCCGGCGCAGCTCGGCGTGCTGGCGTCGATCGGATGCGCGATGGTCGACGTGTTTCGCCGTCCGCGCGTCGCGGTTCTCACCTCGGGCGACGAGCTCGTCGACGTCGACCAGTTCGACCTCGTCAGGCGCGGCGACCGCATCGTGTCGTCGAACGGATACACGACGACCGCGGCGGCGATGGTCGTCGGAGCCGAGGTCGTCGACCTCGGCATCGTCCCCGACGATCCGGCGGTCTACGCCGAGCGTCTGTCGCGAGCGCTGGAATCCGATCTCGTCATCACGACCGGCGGCGTGTCGGTCGGCGCGTTCGACTTCACGAAAGACGTCGTTCGCTCGCTCGGCGCGGACCTTCAGCTGTGGCGCGTGTTGATGCGGCCCGGCGCGCCGCTCGGGTTCGGAACGCTTCGCGGGGTGCCCTGGCTCGGACTCCCCGGCAATCCGGTCTCGGCGATGGTGACGTTCGAGATCTTCGCGCGACCAGTGATCCGGCGGCTTCACGGCGAGAAGGACATCTTTCCTCACCCGATCGCGGTGCGCGTGCGGGACGACGTCGCCATAGGCGCGCCGCTCACGCACTTCATGCGAGTCGTCGTGACGTGGGAGGACGGCGTCGCGTGGGCTCGACTGACCGGACCTCAGGGGTCGGGATTGTTGACTTCGATGTCGCGCGCCAACGCGCTGCTCGTCGTGCCTCCCGACCGGCCGCTCGTGCGCGCGGGTGAAACGGCAAGGGCGATCCTTCTCGGCGACGGCGCGCTGTCGTCGGCGTCGTTCGCGCTCTGA